A portion of the Flavobacterium magnum genome contains these proteins:
- a CDS encoding polyprenyl synthetase family protein: MHSIPQYQEFIESYIRDQHILKSPQNLYEPVHYIINLGGKRMRPLLTLMSAEVFNADYREALPAALAVEMFHNFSLVHDDIMDDAPLRRGHETVHEKWNTNTAILSGDAMLILAYRYFEQYEPPVFRDLAKLFSKTAIEVCEGQQLDVDFETREDVTIPEYLRMIEYKTAVLVGAAMKMGAIIAETSKENCDLIYDFGLNLGLAFQLQDDYLDAFGDPETFGKQVGGDIIENKKTYLYLKAMEFSKAEQAQQLTHLYSVHPADSSDKIESVKKIFEESGASAATGEAIQAYTLRAFDTLAKMEIASDKRQMLENFGKKLMQRNV; the protein is encoded by the coding sequence ATGCATTCCATCCCACAGTATCAGGAATTTATAGAATCGTACATCAGAGACCAGCACATCCTGAAATCGCCGCAAAACCTTTATGAGCCTGTGCACTACATCATCAATCTGGGAGGGAAGCGCATGCGCCCGCTGCTCACGCTGATGTCGGCTGAGGTGTTTAACGCCGATTACAGGGAAGCCCTCCCGGCGGCGTTGGCGGTAGAGATGTTTCATAATTTTTCATTGGTGCACGACGATATTATGGACGATGCGCCGCTGCGCCGCGGGCATGAAACCGTTCATGAAAAATGGAATACGAACACAGCCATCTTGTCGGGCGACGCCATGCTGATCCTCGCTTACCGTTATTTTGAACAATATGAGCCACCCGTATTCCGTGACCTGGCGAAGTTGTTCAGCAAAACTGCGATCGAAGTCTGTGAAGGGCAACAGCTAGACGTCGATTTTGAAACCCGGGAGGACGTCACCATTCCTGAATACCTCAGGATGATTGAGTACAAAACGGCAGTACTGGTAGGCGCTGCGATGAAAATGGGAGCCATCATTGCCGAAACCTCAAAGGAGAATTGTGACCTGATTTATGATTTTGGCCTCAATTTGGGATTGGCCTTCCAGCTGCAGGACGACTACCTTGATGCTTTCGGGGATCCGGAAACTTTCGGGAAGCAGGTGGGCGGCGACATCATAGAAAATAAGAAAACCTACCTGTATCTGAAGGCGATGGAATTTTCGAAGGCAGAGCAGGCCCAGCAATTAACCCATTTGTATTCTGTCCATCCTGCGGACAGCTCGGATAAGATTGAGTCGGTCAAGAAGATTTTCGAAGAGTCCGGCGCTTCGGCGGCAACCGGTGAAGCCATCCAGGCATACACGCTAAGGGCTTTTGATACGCTGGCAAAAATGGAAATTGCGTCGGACAAAAGGCAGATGCTCGAGAATTTCGGTAAAAAGCTCATGCAGCGTAACGTTTAA
- a CDS encoding TetR/AcrR family transcriptional regulator translates to MENPKIKIIERAADLFLKLGFKSITMDDIATDMGISKKTIYKYFENKELLIEATTEMVQQQIKQAMETIFSENHNPVCENFEIRKMFKELFQAAHTSPLYQLRKHYPEIHHKVMAFQFEECAGFIRHNVVKGIEQGYYREDIPLEHIVKFYYALIFSINENTILEKDALVLELSALEYHTRAIATEKGLAELEKHLHLNKNHQ, encoded by the coding sequence GTGGAAAATCCGAAAATTAAGATTATCGAGCGTGCCGCCGATTTGTTCCTGAAGCTTGGTTTCAAGAGCATTACGATGGATGACATCGCCACTGACATGGGTATTTCCAAAAAAACGATTTATAAGTATTTCGAAAATAAGGAGCTGCTGATTGAAGCCACTACCGAAATGGTGCAGCAACAAATCAAGCAGGCCATGGAAACCATTTTTTCAGAAAACCACAATCCTGTTTGCGAAAATTTCGAAATCCGTAAAATGTTCAAGGAATTGTTCCAAGCGGCGCACACCTCCCCTTTATATCAATTGCGGAAACATTATCCTGAAATCCACCATAAAGTGATGGCATTCCAGTTCGAAGAATGTGCAGGGTTTATCAGGCACAATGTCGTGAAAGGCATCGAACAGGGTTATTACCGCGAGGACATTCCGTTAGAACATATCGTGAAGTTTTATTACGCGCTGATTTTCAGCATCAATGAGAATACCATCCTGGAAAAAGACGCACTGGTCCTGGAATTGTCTGCCTTGGAATACCATACCCGTGCCATCGCCACCGAAAAAGGCCTGGCTGAACTGGAGAAACACTTACACCTAAATAAAAACCATCAATGA
- a CDS encoding TolC family protein — protein MRKITLITFLLLAIGITAQDKQPEKFSFSLEQAISHALEHNYTVINSGRDIDIAKKKKWETTASGLPQINAGVDYQYNFELQKSIVPAEFFGGNPGEFIEVAFGTKHTMTGRATLSQLIFDGSYIVALQASKTYLQYYQNAKVKTDNEVREMVVNAYGNVLLAEESIAILEKNKGNLQKIFGDTQETFKNGLIEEENVEQLQITLATVNSSLNNAIRLRDIAYKMLKINLGLDISDELTLTDKLDSLTLQNLDLALSQAGFNVKENIDYKIAQNFTEQRKLEYKLERSKALPTLSANLNFGYNAFNDQFEFFQKDQKWLNYSNLGVSLNVPIFSSGARSARSQQAKIRMEQANTQLTETEQKLKLAYENAKSEYDFAVEEFNTSKSNLRLAERIENKQQIKFTEGLSTSFDFSDAQRQLYSAQQSYLQSMIDVINKKAALEKITNNK, from the coding sequence ATGAGAAAAATCACACTAATCACATTCCTGTTACTGGCCATTGGGATAACGGCGCAGGACAAACAACCGGAAAAATTTTCCTTCAGCCTCGAACAGGCGATCAGCCACGCGCTTGAACACAATTATACCGTGATCAATTCGGGGCGCGATATTGACATTGCCAAAAAGAAAAAGTGGGAAACCACCGCTTCGGGTCTTCCGCAGATCAATGCCGGTGTCGATTACCAATACAATTTTGAATTGCAGAAGTCAATCGTACCCGCAGAATTCTTCGGTGGGAATCCGGGCGAATTCATCGAGGTGGCTTTTGGCACCAAACATACGATGACCGGTCGCGCGACCCTGAGCCAACTGATATTCGACGGCTCTTACATTGTGGCACTGCAGGCATCTAAAACGTATCTTCAATACTACCAGAACGCCAAAGTCAAAACCGACAACGAGGTGCGTGAGATGGTTGTAAATGCCTATGGCAACGTACTCTTAGCCGAAGAGAGCATCGCCATCTTGGAAAAAAATAAGGGCAATCTGCAGAAGATTTTTGGCGACACACAGGAAACCTTCAAAAACGGACTGATTGAAGAGGAAAATGTCGAGCAACTGCAGATTACGCTGGCCACAGTGAACAGCAGTCTGAATAATGCCATCCGACTGCGCGACATCGCGTATAAAATGCTCAAGATCAACCTGGGGCTGGACATCAGCGACGAACTCACACTAACCGACAAACTCGACAGCCTCACACTGCAGAATCTGGACCTGGCGCTGTCACAGGCAGGTTTCAATGTAAAAGAGAACATCGACTACAAAATCGCGCAAAACTTCACTGAGCAGCGTAAACTTGAATACAAACTCGAGCGCAGCAAGGCGCTGCCCACGCTGTCAGCGAACCTGAACTTCGGTTACAACGCATTTAACGACCAGTTTGAATTTTTCCAGAAAGACCAGAAATGGCTCAATTATTCAAACCTTGGCGTAAGCCTGAACGTCCCGATTTTCAGCAGCGGTGCCAGAAGCGCGCGGTCGCAGCAGGCCAAAATCAGGATGGAGCAGGCCAACACCCAGCTCACCGAAACGGAACAAAAACTGAAGCTGGCGTATGAAAATGCCAAAAGCGAATACGACTTTGCCGTTGAGGAATTCAACACCTCAAAATCCAACCTCAGGCTCGCCGAAAGGATTGAAAACAAACAGCAGATTAAATTTACCGAAGGCTTGTCGACGAGTTTCGATTTCAGCGACGCGCAGCGCCAGCTGTATTCCGCACAGCAAAGCTACCTGCAGTCGATGATTGATGTGATCAACAAAAAAGCTGCCCTGGAAAAAATCACCAACAACAAATAA
- a CDS encoding efflux RND transporter periplasmic adaptor subunit has product MKRLILISAVSLAIFGCGKKEEPKTAPKPDAKPEEVLVAVTTVKDTVFTHYLEIQGNVDTQQNVTIQPEMSGTLVTLNAKAGQRVSKGQVLGRVDDAGIGQQVAQLQTQYELAKTTFERQKRLWDQKIGSEIQFLQAQTQMISAEKMVNQVKAQLSKTLIKAPFSGTIDEVFVERGEVVAPSQKGLMRVVNLSNLYVSTTVPESYVGKVKVGTPVDVEINSIGKTYSGKIRQVASSINPDNRSFGVEVTIPNPDNLLRPNQVAKLKIIDYTNKKALVVPTNVIQSDGQKNQFVFVVSDSNGKTGTAKKAIVKTGQSAGNFTEILSGLNAQDIIVTEGSNTISEGMKVNF; this is encoded by the coding sequence ATGAAAAGATTAATTTTAATATCCGCAGTATCCCTGGCCATCTTTGGATGTGGGAAAAAGGAAGAGCCAAAGACCGCACCGAAGCCGGACGCCAAGCCCGAAGAAGTGCTGGTGGCCGTCACTACCGTAAAAGATACCGTGTTCACGCATTATCTCGAAATACAGGGAAATGTCGACACCCAGCAAAACGTTACCATCCAGCCTGAAATGTCAGGGACCCTGGTGACGCTGAACGCCAAGGCGGGCCAGCGCGTGTCCAAAGGGCAGGTTTTGGGACGGGTTGACGATGCCGGAATCGGGCAACAGGTCGCTCAGTTGCAGACGCAGTACGAATTGGCAAAAACCACTTTCGAAAGGCAGAAACGTCTTTGGGACCAGAAAATCGGTTCTGAAATCCAGTTCCTCCAGGCACAGACACAAATGATCAGTGCGGAGAAAATGGTAAACCAGGTCAAGGCGCAATTGTCGAAAACACTGATTAAAGCGCCGTTTTCCGGAACTATTGACGAAGTATTCGTGGAACGTGGCGAAGTGGTTGCGCCCAGCCAAAAAGGGCTGATGCGGGTTGTCAACCTGAGCAACCTGTACGTTTCAACTACCGTTCCGGAAAGTTACGTGGGCAAGGTTAAAGTGGGGACCCCCGTGGATGTGGAAATCAATTCCATCGGGAAAACCTATTCAGGAAAAATACGCCAGGTCGCCAGCAGCATCAATCCGGACAACCGGAGCTTCGGAGTAGAGGTAACCATCCCGAATCCGGACAATTTGCTGCGCCCTAACCAGGTCGCCAAACTGAAAATCATTGATTATACCAATAAGAAAGCATTGGTCGTCCCGACGAACGTCATACAGTCGGACGGACAGAAGAACCAATTCGTATTTGTCGTTTCGGACAGCAACGGAAAAACCGGTACTGCGAAGAAAGCAATTGTAAAAACAGGGCAGTCCGCAGGCAATTTTACTGAAATCTTAAGTGGCCTGAATGCTCAGGACATCATCGTTACAGAAGGCTCAAACACCATTTCCGAAGGAATGAAGGTGAATTTCTAA
- a CDS encoding efflux RND transporter permease subunit, with product MSQKKHEFSISSWAVDNRVTVYIFTILITITGIIAYITMPREDFPEVIENKIYISSVFPGNSAEDVEKLIIKPLEKEIKNISGVNKITSSSLQDYGMIIVEFDDDVTIEQAKEKTKDKVDLVKADTDWPNLDNGSKVEPSVFDLNISEEVPILNINLQGNYTTQQLNDYGKLIEDDLEEISEVKDVVILGVDDKEVEIAVDIFKMTAAQVTFDDIQNAVRAENTTLSAGNLVSQGSRNNIRIIGEIKDPKELENVIVKSNGGTVYLKDVAQVSFKEAEKTTYARESGKEVVMLNVKKRSNTNMISAIDQVKERLEKARKTYLPADLQINLTNDQSSRVEHQVDELSNHIIFGIILVMIVLMFTMGLRNSLFVGAAIPLSMMIAFTILSASGLTLNTMVLFGLVMGLGMLVDDGIVVVDNVFANMKKGMDRYHASKIGIGEIAWPVISSTATTLMAFLPFLLWPGTMGKFMRYFPITLTVTLTGSLFVAMIINAAMTGGSMDIEDKNVSKKSAKKYSIIFTIIAVIFVVLGNMNDSKLMRGIGHLSIIAFVLMWLYRVRMYKWTQDFQHSFFPRMEERYKRFLARILHGRTAWLALLGIIGMLIFSFMLLGIFPRKVLFFPDNIPNQVIAYIEYPQGTDINKTNKATEFVEKQVIGIMKKYVDPKTKENFLAESVVSQVGVGAGNANVDAGSQAETPHKGKVTVNFREFKFRRGINTADILEEIRAKVKGIPGATVTVEKDAAGPPSGYPISVQLTGLDYEQMLKEADRMIAYINSKNIPGIERLQVDVNKESPELEVKVDRVNAGSLGVSTGQLGYNLRRSVYGQEISTYKEGDDDYNIVMRMQEDQRKDESVLFNQSLTFRNQTGQMQQVPISGVSSTRKTETYNMIKRKNQKRIMTIYSNVLTGYNADEISKQIAAELNTYQLPKNVTYSFSGEQEEQGKNQSFLMYALFLALSGIMIIIVLQFNSVSKTVVILFTVLLSFSGVFYGYVIANMDFVILMTMMGIISLAGIVVKNGIVLMDFFVLLLDEKVHQKGLKEHDDLSMEEIKEVIIESGKSRLRPVLLTALTAVLGLIPLAIGLNFDFFSLITDLNPHIFIGGDNVIFWGPLAWTIIFGLTYATVLTLIMVPVMFYLVKNTKHWLRDRKRKRLEAAE from the coding sequence ATGAGTCAAAAAAAACATGAATTCAGCATATCGAGCTGGGCGGTCGACAACCGCGTGACGGTATATATCTTTACGATACTGATCACCATTACGGGCATTATCGCTTACATCACGATGCCGCGTGAGGACTTTCCGGAAGTCATAGAAAACAAGATTTACATTTCTTCGGTATTTCCGGGTAACTCGGCTGAGGATGTAGAAAAACTGATTATCAAGCCGCTCGAAAAGGAAATCAAGAACATCAGCGGCGTCAACAAAATCACCTCTTCCTCATTGCAGGACTATGGGATGATTATCGTCGAATTTGATGACGACGTGACGATCGAACAGGCAAAGGAGAAAACCAAGGACAAGGTGGATCTGGTCAAAGCCGATACCGACTGGCCGAATCTCGACAACGGCAGTAAAGTGGAACCGAGTGTTTTTGACCTCAACATTTCCGAAGAAGTGCCGATCCTGAACATCAACCTTCAGGGAAATTATACGACACAGCAACTCAATGACTACGGGAAACTTATCGAAGATGATCTCGAAGAAATATCGGAAGTAAAGGATGTTGTCATTTTAGGTGTTGATGACAAAGAGGTCGAAATTGCCGTAGACATCTTCAAGATGACGGCGGCGCAGGTCACTTTTGACGACATCCAGAATGCCGTACGCGCCGAAAATACCACGCTTTCCGCAGGGAATCTCGTGTCGCAGGGGTCGCGCAACAACATCAGGATTATCGGCGAGATCAAAGATCCGAAAGAGCTCGAAAACGTCATCGTAAAATCGAACGGCGGTACGGTATACCTCAAGGATGTCGCCCAGGTCAGTTTTAAGGAAGCGGAAAAAACGACTTATGCCCGTGAGAGCGGCAAGGAAGTGGTGATGCTCAACGTGAAGAAGCGCTCGAATACAAACATGATTTCGGCGATTGACCAGGTTAAGGAGCGTTTGGAAAAAGCCAGAAAAACCTACCTTCCCGCTGACCTTCAGATCAACCTCACCAACGACCAGTCTTCGCGTGTGGAGCATCAGGTTGACGAACTCTCGAACCACATCATTTTCGGGATCATCCTGGTAATGATCGTACTGATGTTTACCATGGGATTGCGCAACTCACTGTTTGTAGGGGCAGCAATTCCGCTTTCGATGATGATTGCATTTACGATCCTTTCCGCGTCGGGACTGACACTCAATACCATGGTGCTGTTTGGTCTGGTCATGGGTCTTGGTATGCTCGTGGATGACGGTATCGTGGTCGTCGACAACGTTTTTGCCAACATGAAAAAAGGCATGGACCGTTACCATGCGTCGAAAATCGGTATCGGGGAAATCGCCTGGCCTGTAATTTCATCGACTGCCACTACGCTGATGGCGTTCCTCCCGTTCCTGCTATGGCCGGGCACAATGGGTAAGTTCATGCGTTACTTCCCCATCACGCTCACGGTTACACTGACCGGATCGCTGTTTGTGGCGATGATCATCAATGCGGCCATGACAGGCGGTTCGATGGATATCGAGGACAAGAACGTGAGTAAAAAATCGGCTAAGAAATATTCCATCATCTTTACCATCATCGCCGTAATATTTGTGGTGTTGGGTAACATGAACGATTCGAAACTCATGCGCGGGATCGGGCACCTTTCCATTATTGCCTTTGTGTTGATGTGGCTCTACCGCGTCCGGATGTACAAATGGACACAGGACTTCCAGCACAGTTTTTTCCCGAGGATGGAAGAGCGATACAAGCGTTTCCTGGCGCGCATCCTTCACGGACGCACTGCATGGCTGGCTTTGCTCGGAATCATCGGGATGCTGATATTCTCGTTTATGCTTTTGGGTATCTTCCCAAGGAAGGTCTTGTTCTTCCCGGACAACATCCCGAATCAGGTCATTGCCTACATCGAATACCCGCAGGGAACCGATATCAACAAGACCAATAAGGCGACGGAATTCGTTGAAAAACAGGTCATCGGCATCATGAAGAAATATGTCGACCCGAAAACCAAGGAAAATTTCCTTGCCGAATCAGTAGTATCCCAGGTGGGTGTCGGCGCCGGAAATGCCAATGTCGATGCCGGTTCGCAGGCCGAAACCCCACACAAGGGGAAGGTAACTGTGAACTTCCGTGAATTTAAATTCAGGCGCGGGATCAATACGGCAGACATCCTGGAAGAAATCCGTGCCAAGGTAAAAGGCATTCCGGGCGCTACCGTCACCGTTGAAAAAGACGCAGCAGGGCCGCCATCAGGATACCCGATCAGTGTGCAGCTTACCGGACTGGACTATGAGCAGATGCTCAAGGAGGCTGACAGGATGATCGCGTACATCAATTCGAAGAACATACCCGGTATCGAGCGCCTTCAGGTAGACGTCAATAAGGAGAGCCCGGAGCTCGAAGTTAAGGTAGACCGCGTCAATGCCGGAAGCCTGGGTGTCTCAACCGGCCAACTGGGGTATAACCTACGCCGCTCGGTATATGGGCAGGAAATCTCGACCTATAAGGAAGGCGATGACGATTACAATATCGTCATGCGGATGCAGGAAGACCAGCGCAAGGATGAAAGTGTGCTTTTCAACCAGTCACTGACGTTCCGCAACCAGACCGGACAGATGCAGCAGGTGCCTATTTCAGGGGTGTCATCGACACGCAAAACGGAAACCTACAATATGATCAAGCGCAAGAACCAGAAGCGCATCATGACGATTTATTCAAACGTGCTGACCGGTTACAACGCCGATGAGATTTCGAAACAAATCGCTGCGGAACTCAACACTTACCAACTCCCGAAAAACGTAACCTATTCGTTCTCCGGCGAGCAGGAAGAGCAGGGCAAAAACCAAAGCTTCCTGATGTATGCACTGTTCCTGGCTTTATCGGGCATCATGATTATCATTGTACTGCAGTTCAATTCGGTGTCGAAAACAGTGGTTATCCTGTTCACCGTTTTGCTGAGTTTCAGCGGGGTATTCTACGGTTATGTGATTGCCAACATGGATTTCGTAATCCTGATGACGATGATGGGCATCATATCGCTTGCGGGGATTGTGGTGAAAAACGGGATCGTGTTGATGGACTTCTTCGTGCTGCTCCTCGATGAAAAAGTACATCAAAAAGGCCTGAAGGAGCACGACGACCTTTCGATGGAGGAGATCAAGGAGGTGATTATCGAATCCGGAAAATCGAGGCTTCGCCCGGTATTGCTGACCGCTTTGACGGCAGTTTTGGGTCTGATTCCGCTGGCCATCGGTTTGAACTTCGACTTCTTTTCGCTGATTACCGATTTGAACCCGCACATTTTCATAGGAGGGGATAACGTGATTTTCTGGGGGCCATTGGCATGGACGATTATTTTCGGACTGACCTACGCCACCGTACTGACGTTGATTATGGTGCCCGTGATGTTTTACCTTGTAAAAAACACCAAGCACTGGCTGCGCGACCGCAAGAGAAAACGCTTGGAAGCCGCCGAATAA
- a CDS encoding toxin-antitoxin system YwqK family antitoxin, whose protein sequence is MKKILLTGALLISGVIFAQHTEPKNEIVGQMVKSTYYYANGKVSQEGFYKDGKVHGKWISYDENGNKTAIGEYTDGAKTGKWFFWNDGALSEVDYSDSRVASVKNWKQEAIVNRN, encoded by the coding sequence ATGAAAAAGATACTATTGACAGGAGCATTGCTGATTTCAGGAGTGATTTTTGCACAACATACCGAACCTAAAAATGAGATTGTCGGACAAATGGTAAAGTCTACCTATTACTATGCCAACGGTAAAGTAAGCCAGGAAGGGTTTTACAAAGACGGCAAGGTTCATGGAAAATGGATTTCTTACGACGAAAACGGCAACAAGACCGCTATCGGCGAGTATACTGACGGCGCGAAAACCGGAAAATGGTTTTTCTGGAATGACGGTGCGCTTAGCGAAGTGGATTATTCTGACAGCCGCGTGGCGTCGGTAAAAAACTGGAAACAGGAAGCCATTGTAAACAGGAATTAA
- a CDS encoding TlpA family protein disulfide reductase translates to MKKLSMLLFLFVCGVYAQDVKFTAKIANRNSDKITISGDKKFSKEIAIDKDGVFRATFAAPAGLYEMGDGKEITSLYLKPGYDLNLTMDAKQFDESIVYTGKGAQENNFLAKKTLMEEEMQTNMASIKSQEDFNKAIASHHAKIAENLKAKGLDPDFKATIEKAIKEEQDAIAAQAAEAAAQKAMKDKLTGSVSPSFEYENFAGGKTKLEDLRGKYVYIDVWATWCGPCRREIPFLQKVEEKYHGKNIAFVSLSVDEKKDYEKWKKMITEKSLGGIQLIADKNWASDFVMAYSINSIPRFILIDPQGKVVDADAARPSDPALEAQLDGLLK, encoded by the coding sequence ATGAAAAAACTTAGCATGCTTTTATTCCTGTTTGTTTGCGGTGTCTATGCGCAGGATGTAAAGTTTACCGCCAAAATCGCCAACCGCAATTCTGATAAGATTACCATATCGGGAGACAAGAAATTCAGTAAGGAAATAGCAATTGATAAGGACGGTGTTTTCCGGGCCACTTTTGCCGCACCGGCCGGATTGTATGAAATGGGCGATGGCAAAGAAATCACCTCATTGTACCTCAAACCCGGTTACGACCTGAATCTGACCATGGACGCGAAGCAATTTGATGAATCCATAGTATACACGGGAAAAGGAGCTCAGGAGAATAACTTCCTGGCCAAAAAGACCCTGATGGAAGAAGAAATGCAGACCAATATGGCGTCGATCAAGAGCCAGGAAGATTTCAATAAGGCAATTGCGTCGCATCACGCTAAAATTGCAGAAAACTTAAAAGCCAAAGGGCTTGATCCGGATTTCAAAGCGACCATCGAGAAAGCGATCAAGGAAGAGCAGGACGCTATCGCCGCCCAGGCAGCCGAAGCCGCCGCACAAAAGGCAATGAAAGACAAACTGACCGGAAGTGTCTCTCCATCGTTTGAGTATGAAAACTTTGCAGGCGGCAAGACGAAACTGGAAGATTTGAGGGGCAAATATGTTTATATCGATGTTTGGGCGACCTGGTGTGGGCCATGCCGTCGTGAGATTCCGTTTTTGCAGAAAGTGGAAGAGAAATACCACGGAAAGAATATCGCTTTCGTAAGTCTTTCAGTCGATGAAAAAAAGGATTACGAGAAGTGGAAAAAGATGATCACTGAGAAAAGTCTGGGCGGCATCCAGTTGATCGCAGATAAAAACTGGGCCTCTGATTTTGTGATGGCTTATAGTATCAATTCGATTCCGAGGTTTATCCTTATTGACCCACAGGGCAAAGTAGTCGATGCTGACGCTGCAAGGCCATCTGATCCGGCGCTGGAAGCGCAGCTTGACGGATTGCTGAAGTAA
- the aspS gene encoding aspartate--tRNA ligase, with translation MYRSHNCGELNASHINTEVTLAGWVQKSRDKGFMNWVDLRDRYGVTQLVFDESRTDKAVFELAKTLGREFVIQAKGTVIEREAKNKNMATGDIEILVSELNILNAALLPPFTIEDETDGGEELRMKYRYLDIRRNPVKNALLFRHKVAMEVRKFLSDQDFCEVETPYLIKSTPEGARDFVVPSRMNAGQFYALPQSPQTFKQLLMVGGMDKYFQIVKCFRDEDLRADRQPEFTQIDCEMAFVEQEDILNVFEGLTRHLLKELKGIEVEKFPRMTYDHAMKTYGNDKPDIRFGMEFGELNAVAQHKDFGVFNSAELVVGIAAPKCGEMTRKEIDALIEWVKRPQIGASGMVYVKCNEDGTYKSSVDKFYDQEDLQQWAAVTGAKAGDMIFVLSGPADKTRTQLSALRMELATRLGLRNPEVFAPLWVVDFPLLEKDEDGNRWHAMHHPFTSPKPEDMALLETDPGKVRANAYDMVLNGNEIGGGSIRIHDKATQQLMFKYLGFNEEEARNQFGFLMDAFQFGAPPHGGLAFGLDRLVAILGGQETIRDFIAFPKNNSGRDVMIDAPSAIDGKQLEELSIALK, from the coding sequence ATGTACAGAAGCCACAATTGCGGTGAACTCAACGCCTCACACATCAATACAGAAGTCACCCTCGCCGGATGGGTCCAGAAATCCCGCGACAAAGGATTCATGAACTGGGTCGACCTGCGCGACCGTTATGGCGTTACCCAATTGGTATTCGATGAAAGCCGCACCGACAAAGCCGTTTTCGAACTGGCAAAAACCCTTGGCCGCGAATTTGTAATCCAGGCCAAAGGCACCGTTATTGAGCGGGAAGCCAAAAACAAGAACATGGCTACCGGTGACATCGAGATTTTAGTTTCTGAACTTAATATATTAAATGCTGCCTTGCTCCCTCCGTTCACCATCGAGGACGAAACCGACGGCGGCGAGGAGCTTCGCATGAAATACCGCTACCTTGACATCAGGAGAAATCCTGTGAAGAACGCTTTGTTGTTCCGTCATAAAGTGGCGATGGAAGTACGTAAATTCCTGTCAGATCAGGATTTCTGCGAGGTGGAAACGCCTTATTTAATCAAATCCACGCCGGAAGGCGCACGCGATTTCGTCGTGCCGAGCCGCATGAACGCCGGACAATTTTATGCCCTGCCACAATCACCACAAACCTTCAAGCAATTGTTGATGGTGGGCGGCATGGACAAATATTTCCAGATTGTAAAATGTTTCCGTGATGAGGATCTGCGTGCCGACCGTCAGCCGGAATTTACGCAGATCGACTGTGAAATGGCATTCGTAGAGCAGGAAGATATCTTAAATGTTTTCGAAGGATTGACACGCCACCTCCTGAAAGAGCTCAAAGGTATCGAAGTCGAGAAATTCCCTCGTATGACTTACGATCATGCAATGAAAACCTACGGTAACGACAAGCCGGACATCCGTTTCGGGATGGAATTCGGGGAATTGAATGCCGTGGCACAACATAAGGATTTCGGCGTATTCAATTCCGCCGAGCTCGTCGTTGGGATTGCCGCCCCAAAATGTGGCGAGATGACCCGCAAGGAAATCGACGCGCTGATTGAATGGGTAAAACGCCCGCAAATAGGCGCGAGCGGAATGGTCTATGTAAAATGCAATGAAGACGGCACGTATAAATCTTCCGTAGACAAATTCTACGATCAGGAAGATCTTCAACAATGGGCAGCAGTAACAGGCGCCAAAGCCGGCGACATGATTTTTGTGCTTTCGGGCCCGGCTGATAAGACAAGGACACAACTGAGCGCGCTGCGTATGGAACTCGCCACGAGGTTAGGACTTAGAAATCCTGAAGTATTTGCACCGCTTTGGGTGGTCGATTTTCCTTTATTGGAAAAAGATGAAGACGGCAACCGCTGGCACGCCATGCACCACCCGTTTACGTCACCGAAACCCGAAGACATGGCGCTGCTGGAGACCGATCCGGGTAAAGTACGCGCCAACGCTTACGATATGGTATTGAACGGAAACGAAATTGGTGGTGGTTCGATCAGGATACACGACAAGGCGACACAGCAGTTGATGTTCAAATATCTGGGTTTCAACGAAGAAGAAGCCCGCAACCAGTTTGGTTTTCTGATGGATGCCTTCCAGTTTGGCGCGCCACCGCACGGCGGATTGGCGTTCGGACTCGACCGTTTGGTCGCGATTCTCGGCGGACAGGAAACGATCCGTGATTTCATCGCGTTCCCGAAAAACAACTCCGGCCGCGACGTGATGATCGATGCGCCATCGGCAATCGACGGTAAGCAGTTGGAAGAGCTCAGCATCGCCCTGAAATAA
- a CDS encoding cold-shock protein, producing MRTGTVKFFNESKGYGFITDEETGKDIFVHASGLKAEELREGDKVSYEEEEGRKGKVAAQVTVL from the coding sequence ATGCGTACAGGTACAGTAAAATTTTTCAATGAATCCAAAGGTTACGGATTCATTACAGATGAAGAAACAGGAAAAGACATTTTCGTTCATGCTTCAGGACTCAAAGCGGAAGAACTTCGTGAGGGTGATAAAGTATCTTACGAAGAGGAAGAAGGAAGAAAAGGTAAAGTGGCTGCCCAGGTAACAGTCCTTTAA